In the genome of Criblamydia sequanensis CRIB-18, one region contains:
- the atpD gene encoding F0F1 ATP synthase subunit beta has protein sequence MAEGIVKQIIGPTIDVEFPEDHIPNILNAIVVKDPQKGINLTAEVAIQLGNNTVRCIALSSTDGLVRGMKAIDTGSPIEVPVGPATLGRIFNLLGEPIDHLEPLPKNTPRMSIHREPPSLESQETKSTIFETGIKVIDLLAPFPKGGKVGLFGGAGVGKSVIVMELIRNIAEHGGHSVFCGVGERTREGNDLWLEMKESGVLEKTCLVFGQMNEPPGARLRVALSGLTMAEFFRDKERQDVLLFIDNIFRFIQAGSEVSALLGRMPSAVGYQPTLTTEIGTLEERIASTTSGSITSVQAIYVPADDYTDPAPASLFSHLDAAIALSRQIAELGIYPAVDPLASTSRILDPWIIGEDHYRVARQVQKVLQRYKELQDIIAVLGIDELSEEDKLIVARARKTQKFLSQPFFVAETFTGKPGKFVKLADTIKGFEMIMKGEMDNIPEQAFYMAGGIEDVFKNAERMKKEEKK, from the coding sequence ATGGCTGAAGGAATTGTTAAACAGATAATAGGTCCGACAATTGATGTGGAGTTTCCGGAAGATCACATTCCAAACATTTTAAACGCAATTGTTGTTAAAGATCCTCAAAAAGGGATAAATTTAACGGCTGAAGTTGCGATTCAGCTTGGAAATAACACGGTTCGCTGCATTGCTCTATCTTCGACAGACGGCCTTGTTAGAGGCATGAAAGCAATTGATACAGGAAGCCCGATCGAAGTTCCTGTCGGCCCGGCTACCCTTGGCCGTATTTTTAATTTGCTCGGCGAGCCTATTGATCATTTAGAGCCTCTTCCTAAAAACACTCCAAGAATGTCCATTCATAGAGAGCCTCCTTCCTTGGAAAGCCAGGAAACCAAAAGCACTATCTTTGAAACAGGTATTAAAGTCATTGACCTTTTAGCGCCTTTCCCTAAAGGAGGGAAGGTAGGCTTATTCGGGGGAGCCGGCGTCGGCAAATCCGTTATTGTAATGGAGCTTATCCGAAACATCGCAGAGCACGGAGGCCATTCTGTTTTTTGCGGAGTAGGGGAAAGGACAAGGGAAGGAAATGACTTATGGCTTGAGATGAAAGAATCAGGGGTTCTTGAAAAAACATGTCTTGTGTTTGGGCAAATGAATGAACCTCCGGGAGCACGATTAAGAGTGGCTCTAAGCGGTCTTACCATGGCTGAATTTTTTAGAGATAAGGAAAGGCAAGACGTTCTTTTATTTATTGATAATATTTTTAGATTTATTCAAGCAGGTTCTGAAGTCTCAGCGCTTCTTGGCAGAATGCCCTCAGCTGTAGGTTACCAACCCACCCTAACAACTGAAATCGGCACTCTAGAAGAGCGCATAGCCTCCACAACTTCAGGCTCTATTACTTCAGTTCAAGCCATTTACGTTCCGGCAGATGACTACACAGACCCGGCTCCTGCAAGTTTATTCAGCCATTTGGATGCAGCTATTGCTCTTTCAAGGCAAATTGCAGAACTTGGAATTTACCCGGCAGTCGATCCGTTAGCTTCCACTTCAAGAATATTGGATCCTTGGATTATTGGAGAAGATCACTATCGGGTGGCAAGACAAGTGCAAAAAGTGCTCCAGCGCTACAAAGAACTGCAAGATATTATCGCAGTCTTAGGTATTGATGAGCTTTCAGAAGAAGACAAACTCATTGTAGCAAGAGCTAGAAAAACGCAAAAATTCCTCTCGCAACCTTTCTTTGTTGCTGAAACATTTACCGGAAAACCGGGTAAGTTTGTTAAGCTTGCCGATACCATAAAAGGCTTTGAAATGATTATGAAAGGCGAAATGGATAATATTCCGGAACAAGCCTTTTATATGGCGGGCGGCATTGAGGATGTCTTTAAAAATGCCGAAAGAATGAAAAAAGAAGAAAAAAAGTGA
- the atpC gene encoding ATP synthase F1 subunit epsilon, producing the protein MYHLMVLTKKKTYFDGKASSLIVPGTIGYMQILKDHSPIIASLKPGKMQVRNGQGEEVLYAISGGIFEFNENNALVLADTLESSDEIDIERAEAALKKALHRLEFDSETIDIHRTMQAILRAQIRIQVYEKGRSQ; encoded by the coding sequence ATGTATCATTTGATGGTGCTTACCAAGAAAAAAACGTACTTTGACGGCAAAGCGAGTTCTTTAATAGTTCCCGGCACTATCGGGTATATGCAGATTCTTAAAGACCACTCGCCGATCATCGCTTCTTTAAAACCCGGCAAGATGCAAGTTAGAAATGGGCAAGGTGAAGAAGTACTCTACGCTATTTCAGGAGGTATTTTCGAATTTAATGAAAATAACGCTCTTGTTCTTGCCGATACGTTAGAAAGTTCTGATGAAATTGATATCGAAAGAGCTGAAGCTGCTTTAAAAAAAGCGCTTCACCGTTTGGAATTTGATAGCGAAACAATCGATATCCATCGTACTATGCAAGCCATTTTAAGGGCTCAAATTAGAATACAAGTTTATGAAAAAGGGCGTTCCCAATAA
- the mutM gene encoding DNA-formamidopyrimidine glycosylase: protein MPELPEVETIVGELIENQLVGDTISKMSFSFSKVLQNISEQDLHKKLTHAKILNIYRRGKWIVFVFKGFILGFHLRMTGKLWIQNQIKDFHKHERAKFFLGSKRVLVFEDQRKFGRIHYSEEKDPFPKLGMEPFSMTFNAKTLKALFSKSKRTLKAFLLDQTKIAGLGNIYVDEALFASKLHPQEIVNRLTLKETERLVLAIQEVLKTGIENNGTTLGNHRSNYASAKGKGGSNQNRLKVFRKDGKPCLVCGSLIVKIRVATRGTHFCPNCQKIK, encoded by the coding sequence ATGCCTGAGCTGCCAGAAGTTGAAACCATTGTCGGAGAACTCATTGAAAATCAATTAGTTGGAGACACTATCTCCAAAATGAGTTTTTCTTTTTCTAAAGTTTTGCAAAATATCTCCGAACAGGACCTTCATAAAAAACTAACTCATGCCAAAATTTTAAATATATATAGACGGGGGAAATGGATTGTTTTTGTTTTTAAGGGGTTTATATTAGGCTTTCATTTGCGAATGACCGGAAAATTATGGATTCAAAATCAGATAAAAGACTTCCATAAGCATGAAAGAGCTAAGTTTTTTCTAGGTTCTAAGCGAGTGCTTGTTTTTGAAGATCAAAGAAAATTCGGCCGCATCCATTATTCAGAAGAAAAGGACCCGTTTCCAAAACTTGGGATGGAACCTTTTAGCATGACCTTTAACGCTAAGACACTTAAAGCCTTATTTAGTAAAAGCAAAAGAACTCTAAAGGCTTTTCTCCTGGATCAAACTAAAATTGCGGGTCTTGGAAATATTTATGTTGATGAGGCTCTATTTGCTTCAAAATTACACCCCCAAGAAATCGTAAACCGTCTTACTTTAAAAGAGACGGAAAGACTTGTTTTAGCTATTCAAGAGGTGCTTAAAACAGGAATAGAGAATAACGGCACAACCCTTGGAAATCATAGAAGCAACTACGCTTCAGCAAAGGGAAAAGGTGGCAGCAATCAAAATAGATTGAAAGTATTTCGAAAAGATGGTAAGCCTTGTTTGGTTTGCGGCTCTCTTATTGTTAAAATTAGAGTTGCAACGCGAGGGACACACTTTTGTCCCAATTGCCAAAAGATAAAATAG
- a CDS encoding cryptochrome/photolyase family protein translates to MDDPVILIFQQDLRIRDNPALIEAIKRNKPIIPIYVLDDASQKNWKMGSASRVWLEFSLKSLQESLKEIGLKLILRKGKLDEELKQIIKETSAREIFFNRHYEPDSLLSDDRLEEIFKRSSLDFHSYKANLLVEPWEAKTSQGSFFKVFTRFLNYCLKDFDFRLPLPAPKKAIGFAKPLKTESLQSFDLLPEKPNWAKEIINFWEPGESGAHKRLTHFIKRNLTEYSEGRDFPSLGTTSYLSPHLHFGEISPYTILEALKQELEKESDTSHDIDKFKSELFWREFSYHLLYHFKELPEEPFVSRFKNFPWDINEKHLKDWQRGQTGYPIVDAGMRELWQIGWMHNRVRMIVASFLTKDLLIPWQKGASWFWDTLVDADLANNSASWQWVAGSGADAAPYFRIFNPTLQGQKFDPEGSYVRKWVPELKNLPNKYIHEPWNAPREILVKSGVTLGENYPYPIVDHSLQREKALSAFKKLPK, encoded by the coding sequence ATGGATGACCCTGTCATTCTTATTTTTCAGCAAGACTTAAGGATTCGAGATAACCCGGCTCTTATTGAAGCAATAAAAAGAAATAAACCTATTATTCCAATTTATGTTTTAGATGATGCTTCACAAAAAAATTGGAAAATGGGGAGCGCTTCAAGAGTTTGGCTCGAATTTAGCCTAAAATCCCTTCAAGAATCCTTAAAAGAAATCGGTTTAAAACTGATTCTAAGAAAAGGCAAGCTTGATGAAGAATTAAAACAAATTATTAAAGAGACAAGCGCACGCGAAATTTTTTTTAATCGCCATTATGAACCCGACTCATTGTTAAGCGATGATCGGTTAGAAGAAATTTTCAAACGTAGCTCTTTAGATTTTCACTCCTACAAAGCCAACCTCCTTGTCGAACCTTGGGAGGCTAAAACCTCCCAAGGAAGTTTTTTTAAAGTTTTTACAAGGTTTTTGAATTATTGCTTAAAAGATTTTGACTTTAGACTCCCTCTCCCTGCTCCGAAAAAAGCCATAGGATTTGCAAAACCCCTTAAAACAGAAAGCCTTCAAAGCTTCGATCTTCTTCCCGAAAAACCTAACTGGGCCAAAGAAATTATTAACTTTTGGGAACCCGGAGAAAGCGGCGCTCATAAAAGGCTAACTCATTTTATAAAAAGGAACCTCACTGAATATTCGGAAGGAAGAGATTTTCCATCATTGGGGACTACCTCCTATCTTTCCCCTCATTTACATTTTGGAGAAATATCCCCCTATACTATCTTAGAAGCCCTAAAGCAAGAGTTGGAAAAAGAAAGCGACACCTCTCATGACATTGACAAATTCAAAAGCGAACTATTTTGGAGAGAATTTTCCTATCATTTACTTTACCATTTTAAAGAGTTGCCTGAGGAGCCCTTTGTTTCAAGATTCAAGAACTTTCCCTGGGATATCAATGAAAAGCATCTTAAGGATTGGCAAAGAGGTCAAACCGGTTATCCTATCGTAGATGCCGGCATGAGAGAGCTTTGGCAGATAGGTTGGATGCATAATAGAGTAAGAATGATTGTCGCATCCTTTCTGACAAAAGATCTTTTGATCCCCTGGCAAAAGGGAGCTTCTTGGTTTTGGGATACGCTTGTCGATGCAGATCTTGCTAATAACTCAGCAAGTTGGCAGTGGGTGGCAGGCTCCGGAGCTGATGCGGCACCTTATTTTCGTATTTTCAACCCCACGCTGCAGGGACAAAAATTTGACCCTGAAGGTTCATACGTTAGGAAATGGGTGCCGGAATTAAAAAATCTTCCCAATAAATACATTCATGAGCCGTGGAATGCACCTCGAGAAATTTTGGTAAAATCGGGTGTCACTCTTGGAGAAAACTACCCTTACCCGATAGTTGATCATTCCCTTCAAAGAGAAAAGGCTTTAAGCGCTTTTAAGAAATTGCCTAAATAA